A window of Sphingorhabdus lacus contains these coding sequences:
- the moaA gene encoding GTP 3',8-cyclase MoaA, protein MTDNLSAISNPLVLADNYGRRFEYLRLSLTDVCNFRCSYCLPDGYRKAKGVPTNLSVDEIRRLVSAFGTLGLWKVRLTGGEPTLRREFLEIAAAVAGIEGVGKVAITTNGYRLAERAQSYADAGISAINISMDSLKPDRFRAITGHDRLSEILRGIDACRQAGITSVKLNSVLLKGLNEDELDDFIAFVVEQDLTLRFIEVMRTNDNPEYFAAHHLPGAFVTNRLELLGWQRLERPAGAGPAIEYANALGPGRIGIIAPYSKDFCASCNRLRVSATGKLHLCLFGDAGIDLRPLLQQDGQIDELVQRLQQLVATKAPAHLLHQGNSGSTPHLASIGG, encoded by the coding sequence ATGACGGACAACCTGTCAGCCATTTCGAATCCGCTGGTACTTGCGGACAACTACGGACGTCGCTTTGAATATCTGCGGCTGTCGCTGACCGATGTCTGCAACTTTCGCTGCAGCTATTGCCTTCCTGACGGCTACCGTAAAGCCAAGGGTGTACCTACAAATCTCTCAGTCGATGAAATCCGCAGGCTTGTTTCGGCCTTCGGCACATTGGGTTTGTGGAAGGTGCGTCTGACGGGTGGGGAGCCTACCTTACGCCGGGAGTTTCTGGAGATCGCAGCGGCGGTTGCCGGGATTGAAGGCGTCGGGAAGGTCGCGATCACGACCAACGGCTATCGGCTGGCTGAACGTGCGCAAAGCTATGCCGATGCCGGTATCAGCGCGATCAATATCAGCATGGATTCGCTGAAGCCCGACAGGTTCCGCGCGATTACCGGCCATGACCGGCTATCCGAAATTCTTCGTGGTATTGATGCCTGCAGGCAAGCCGGGATAACCAGCGTAAAGCTTAATTCGGTATTGCTGAAAGGATTGAACGAAGACGAGCTTGATGACTTTATCGCTTTTGTCGTCGAGCAAGACCTGACGCTGCGCTTTATCGAAGTGATGCGCACAAACGACAATCCGGAATATTTCGCCGCACATCATCTGCCGGGGGCCTTCGTCACCAATCGCCTCGAACTACTTGGCTGGCAGCGTCTGGAGAGGCCAGCTGGGGCTGGCCCAGCGATCGAATATGCTAATGCGCTAGGGCCGGGCCGGATTGGTATCATTGCGCCTTATTCGAAAGATTTTTGCGCCAGCTGCAACCGCCTTCGCGTTTCAGCGACGGGCAAACTGCACCTGTGCCTGTTCGGCGACGCAGGCATCGATCTTCGACCTTTGTTGCAGCAGGATGGCCAAATAGACGAACTGGTTCAACGCTTGCAGCAATTGGTCGCAACCAAGGCCCCGGCACACCTGCTGCATCAAGGCAATAGCGGATCGACCCCGCACCTTGCTTCCATCGGGGGGTGA
- a CDS encoding peptidylprolyl isomerase translates to MADVLEHPCVIVNGREIDAALIAAEVQNHPAPAPDQAWEAAARALVLRQLLLDEADRLEIMSVGLVDAEGRKLAEEDARIEALLEQEVQCPHADETVTRRFYAQHSDRFRSPTLVEAEHILFAASPDDSLAYGLATGDARTTIRKLQAQPGLFVELAMKHSACPSKEQGGNLGQIGPGQTVKEFEDVLFALEEGMLHLEPVKTRFGVHVIRAGRRVEGQQLPFELVQEKIAQYLEEASWRRAVAQYLSILASQADIQGVELGGADGPLVQ, encoded by the coding sequence ATGGCTGACGTCCTCGAGCACCCTTGCGTCATCGTGAATGGCAGGGAGATTGACGCCGCTCTGATTGCTGCCGAGGTCCAGAACCATCCCGCACCGGCACCCGATCAGGCGTGGGAGGCCGCTGCACGTGCGCTTGTCCTCCGCCAGCTACTGCTTGATGAAGCCGACCGGCTCGAAATCATGAGCGTCGGGCTGGTCGATGCCGAAGGGCGCAAGCTGGCGGAAGAAGATGCCCGGATCGAGGCGCTGCTTGAGCAGGAGGTGCAATGCCCGCACGCCGATGAAACGGTTACACGGCGTTTTTACGCGCAGCATAGCGATCGGTTCAGGTCGCCAACTTTGGTGGAAGCCGAACATATCCTGTTTGCGGCCTCGCCCGATGACAGTCTGGCTTATGGGCTGGCTACCGGCGATGCGCGGACTACGATACGCAAGTTGCAAGCACAGCCAGGGCTTTTTGTCGAATTGGCGATGAAACACTCGGCCTGTCCTTCCAAAGAACAGGGCGGTAATTTGGGACAGATCGGGCCGGGGCAAACGGTCAAAGAGTTTGAGGATGTGCTGTTCGCGTTAGAAGAGGGCATGTTGCATCTGGAGCCGGTCAAGACCCGCTTTGGCGTGCATGTGATCCGCGCCGGTCGGCGTGTCGAAGGCCAACAACTGCCCTTTGAACTGGTGCAGGAAAAAATCGCGCAATATCTGGAAGAGGCGAGCTGGCGGCGCGCGGTTGCGCAATATCTCTCCATACTTGCCTCGCAGGCGGACATACAAGGTGTGGAGTTGGGTGGGGCAGACGGGCCGCTAGTGCAATGA
- the narI gene encoding respiratory nitrate reductase subunit gamma — MADFLNHMLFGIYPYIALVVLALGSVIRYDREPYSWRSGSSQLLRRRQLMWGSVLFHAGVLVIFFGHLGGLLTPIALFDALGIPHGSKQILAIVAGGIAGILAFAGATLLLHRRLFDPRIRKTSSFSDILILLLLWLQLVLGLGTIPVSMNHLDGGEMVKFMTWAQGIFTFQGDASSYVADAHIIFKTHLVLGLTILLLFPFTRLVHMLSAPVRYVWRPGYQVVRSRKLGLRHG, encoded by the coding sequence ATGGCCGATTTCCTTAATCACATGCTGTTCGGCATCTATCCCTATATCGCACTTGTCGTACTCGCGCTTGGCTCCGTCATTCGTTATGATCGCGAGCCCTATAGCTGGCGATCCGGCTCCAGCCAGCTTTTGCGACGTCGGCAATTGATGTGGGGCTCGGTGCTGTTCCACGCGGGCGTATTAGTCATCTTCTTCGGACATCTCGGCGGCTTGCTAACGCCTATCGCGCTGTTCGATGCATTGGGCATTCCGCACGGTTCGAAACAGATACTGGCGATCGTTGCGGGTGGCATTGCAGGAATACTGGCCTTTGCCGGCGCCACCCTGCTGCTGCATCGTCGGCTGTTCGACCCACGCATTCGCAAGACGTCGAGCTTCAGCGACATTTTGATCCTGCTGCTGCTCTGGCTGCAGCTGGTGCTGGGGCTGGGAACCATCCCGGTTTCGATGAACCATCTCGACGGCGGCGAAATGGTCAAGTTCATGACCTGGGCGCAAGGGATATTCACCTTTCAAGGCGACGCCTCCTCTTATGTTGCCGATGCGCACATCATCTTCAAAACGCATCTGGTGCTCGGCCTGACGATCCTGTTGCTCTTCCCCTTTACCCGCCTTGTTCACATGCTCTCAGCTCCCGTCCGCTACGTCTGGCGCCCGGGTTATCAAGTGGTTCGCTCGCGCAAGTTGGGGTTGCGTCATGGCTGA
- the narJ gene encoding nitrate reductase molybdenum cofactor assembly chaperone, with protein MGTVTLRALSALLHYPDEDLRAAVPEIRRALLLERIVSEKQMLRLEPLLFRLSGGDLIALQEHYVEMFDRGRTHSLHLFEHVHGESRDRGQAMVDLRDRYVAAGLDPASNELPDYLPLFLEYCSTLPREEALAELSEPGTIIATLADRFDARGTDYAGLLAVLRELSGGQSVPPEAMIVVEDPDDLEALDAAWEEEQISFGAMAPAAPDAAPACPQAQAMVSRLLDPLHANQPARSL; from the coding sequence ATGGGCACGGTCACTTTACGCGCGCTATCGGCGCTGCTCCACTATCCCGATGAAGACTTGCGCGCTGCGGTTCCGGAAATCCGGCGGGCGCTTCTGCTCGAACGAATTGTCAGTGAAAAGCAGATGCTGAGACTGGAGCCACTTTTGTTTCGCCTCTCTGGCGGCGATTTGATTGCGTTGCAGGAACATTATGTAGAAATGTTCGACCGGGGCCGGACGCACAGCCTGCATCTGTTCGAACATGTTCATGGCGAGAGCCGTGACAGAGGGCAGGCAATGGTCGATCTGCGCGACCGTTATGTGGCGGCAGGGCTCGATCCGGCCAGCAATGAGCTGCCCGACTATCTGCCCCTGTTCCTCGAATATTGCTCAACCCTGCCAAGAGAAGAGGCGCTCGCCGAACTCTCCGAACCCGGCACGATCATTGCGACGCTGGCAGACCGGTTCGATGCGCGCGGCACGGATTATGCGGGCCTGCTCGCCGTGCTGCGCGAACTCTCGGGTGGTCAGAGCGTCCCGCCCGAAGCGATGATTGTGGTAGAGGATCCCGACGATCTGGAGGCACTCGACGCAGCGTGGGAGGAGGAGCAGATTAGCTTCGGTGCGATGGCGCCTGCCGCCCCAGATGCAGCCCCTGCTTGTCCGCAGGCGCAAGCCATGGTCAGCCGCCTCCTCGATCCTCTCCATGCAAACCAACCGGCAAGGAGCCTGTGA
- the narH gene encoding nitrate reductase subunit beta — MKVRAQIGKVLNLDKCIGCHTCSVTCKNVWTSRDGMEYAWFNNVETKPGIGYPKDWENQKRWNGGWDVKGGRLKPRMGGKWRLLSKIFANPDLPEIDDYYEPFTFDYSHLQQARESQAFPTARPRSLITGERMEKINWGPNWEEILGGEFSKRSEDYNFEGVQKEIYGQFENTFMMYLPRLCEHCLNPTCVAACPSGSIYKREEDGIVLIDQDKCRGWRMCVSGCPYKKIYYNWKTGKSEKCIFCYPRIEAGQPTVCSETCVGRIRYLGVMLYDADRIEEAASAENVEDLYQAQLDIFLDPNDPAVIEQARKDGVPEAWLEAARHSPVWKMAMEWKVAFPLHPEYRTLPMVWYVPPLSPISSAANSGQISVNNNMPDVRSLRIPLKYLANLLTAGATEPVALCLERMLAMRGYMRSKTVEGVVDESIAHAVGLTGAQIEDMYHVMAIANYEDRFVIPTGHREDAEDMYDERGSCGFSFGNGCSGGETKTNLFGAPARKKLQTPTPHITGEVF, encoded by the coding sequence ATGAAAGTTCGCGCACAAATCGGCAAGGTTCTGAACCTTGATAAATGTATCGGCTGTCACACCTGCTCGGTCACCTGCAAGAATGTTTGGACCAGCCGCGACGGCATGGAATATGCTTGGTTCAACAATGTCGAGACCAAGCCCGGGATCGGCTATCCCAAGGATTGGGAAAACCAGAAACGCTGGAATGGCGGCTGGGACGTCAAGGGCGGTCGGCTGAAGCCGCGCATGGGAGGGAAATGGCGGCTTTTGTCGAAAATTTTCGCCAATCCCGATTTGCCTGAAATCGACGATTATTACGAACCCTTCACTTTCGACTATTCACATCTGCAGCAGGCCAGAGAAAGCCAGGCCTTCCCCACCGCGCGTCCCCGTTCGCTGATCACCGGCGAGCGGATGGAGAAAATCAACTGGGGTCCGAACTGGGAGGAAATCCTGGGTGGAGAATTCTCGAAGCGGTCGGAGGACTATAATTTCGAAGGCGTGCAGAAGGAGATTTACGGCCAATTCGAAAATACCTTCATGATGTATTTGCCGCGGCTGTGCGAACATTGCCTCAACCCCACCTGCGTTGCCGCTTGCCCCTCGGGGTCTATCTACAAGCGCGAGGAAGACGGCATCGTCCTGATCGATCAGGACAAATGTCGTGGCTGGCGCATGTGCGTTTCGGGCTGCCCGTACAAGAAGATCTATTACAACTGGAAAACCGGCAAATCTGAAAAATGCATCTTCTGCTATCCGCGGATTGAGGCGGGGCAGCCGACGGTCTGTTCAGAAACCTGCGTCGGGCGCATCCGCTATTTGGGCGTGATGCTCTATGACGCTGACCGTATCGAGGAGGCAGCCTCTGCCGAAAATGTCGAGGACCTGTATCAGGCACAACTCGATATCTTCCTTGATCCCAACGATCCGGCGGTAATCGAGCAGGCGCGCAAGGATGGCGTGCCCGAGGCCTGGTTGGAAGCAGCGCGCCACTCGCCGGTTTGGAAAATGGCGATGGAATGGAAGGTCGCTTTCCCGCTCCATCCCGAATACCGCACGTTGCCGATGGTCTGGTATGTTCCGCCATTGTCGCCAATCAGCTCAGCGGCCAATTCGGGGCAGATTTCGGTCAACAACAATATGCCGGATGTTCGCTCTTTACGCATTCCGCTCAAATATCTCGCCAACCTGCTGACGGCGGGTGCGACCGAACCGGTGGCGCTGTGCCTTGAACGCATGCTCGCCATGCGCGGCTACATGCGTTCGAAAACGGTCGAGGGTGTCGTCGACGAAAGCATCGCCCATGCCGTCGGTCTGACCGGAGCGCAGATCGAAGACATGTATCATGTCATGGCGATCGCCAATTATGAGGACCGCTTCGTCATCCCGACCGGCCACCGCGAGGATGCCGAGGATATGTATGACGAACGCGGCAGTTGCGGCTTCTCCTTCGGCAATGGCTGTTCGGGCGGGGAGACCAAAACCAACCTGTTTGGTGCTCCTGCGCGCAAGAAACTGCAAACTCCTACGCCACATATTACTGGGGAGGTGTTCTGA
- a CDS encoding nitrate reductase subunit alpha gives MSQLLDRLTFFNRKRETFSDGHGVTTSEARDWEDGYRKRWQHDKIVRSTHGVNCTGSCSWKIYVKGGIITWETQQTDYPRTRPELPNYEPRGCPRGASYSWYIYSAQRLKYPLIRSRLVRLWREARKSMSPVAAWTAIVEDDQKRKSYTAIRGHGGFVRAHWDEVTEIIAAANAYTAKKYGPDRIIGFSPIPAMSMVSYAAGSRYLSLLGGTCMSFYDWYCDLPPASPMTWGEQTDVPESADWYNSGFLMMWGSNVPQTRTPDAHFMTEARYRGTKVAVVSPDYAEATKFADLWLNPKQGTDAALAMAIGHVILREYHLDRQVEYFEDYCRRYTDYPMLVRLVEKGGTYVPERLLRASDLKGNLAEKNNPEWKTVAIDDASGKLVTPLGSAGFHWGEEGKWNLEEKDGAGSDVKLRTTFILDADRDDVVDVSFPYFGNREHDHFKGTDHPDVLNRRVPVRQIETKEGKTFVATVFDLFCANYGLDRGLGGEHVSSDFADNVPYTPAWAEKITGVPAEQIITVAREFATNAEMTKGKSMVILGAGLNHWYHMDMNYRGIINMLVMCGCIGQSGGGWSHYVGQEKLRPQTGWAPLAFALDWARPPRQMNSTSFFYAHTDQWRYETLDVDEILSPTAPDGDWSGSLIDYNVRAERMGWLPSAPQLKTNPLEITKAAKAVGMEPKDYVASALKSGELEMSCRDPDDPANWPRNMFVWRSNLLGSSGKGHEYFLKHLLGTQHGVQGKDLGETGAQKPQDVVWHDDAPQGKLDLLVTLDFRMSTTCVYSDIVLPTASWYEKDDLNTSDMHPFIHPLSAAVDPVWESKSDWEIYKAIAKKFSEIAPEVLGVEEDVVLTPILHDTPGEIAQPFDVEDWGKGQTPPIPGKTMPNVAVVTRDYPNVYKRFTALGPLMEMIGNGGKGIAWNTEHEVDLLRRLNGEVLDEGTSKGMAKIESAIDACEVILSLAPETNGEVAVKAWAALSKNTGRDHTHLALPKEEEKIRFRDIQAQPRKIISSPTWSGLESEHVCYNAGYTNVHELIPWRTLTGRQQLYQDHKWMRAFGEGFCVYRPPIDTKAVKPMLDEAKDAPHVILNFITPHQKWGIHSTYTDNQLMLTLSRGGPIVWMSETDAAKAGLVDNDWVEAFNSNGALVARVVVSQRMKEGTLFMYHAQEKIVNVPGSPLTGQRGGIHNSVTRAVLKPTHMIGGYAQQSYGFNYYGTVGSNRDEYVIVRKLSKVDWLEGPATHLEAAE, from the coding sequence ATGAGCCAACTTCTCGACCGCCTGACCTTCTTCAACCGGAAGCGCGAAACATTTTCCGACGGCCACGGTGTTACCACCAGCGAGGCGCGCGATTGGGAGGATGGCTATCGCAAGCGCTGGCAGCATGACAAGATTGTGCGCTCGACCCACGGCGTGAACTGTACCGGAAGCTGTTCGTGGAAAATCTACGTCAAGGGCGGGATCATCACCTGGGAAACACAGCAGACGGACTATCCGCGCACACGGCCTGAACTGCCCAACTATGAACCGCGCGGTTGCCCGCGTGGGGCCAGCTATAGCTGGTATATCTATTCGGCCCAGCGGCTGAAATATCCGTTGATCCGTTCGCGTCTTGTCCGTTTGTGGCGCGAGGCGCGCAAGTCAATGAGCCCGGTGGCTGCGTGGACTGCGATTGTCGAGGATGACCAAAAGCGGAAAAGCTATACTGCAATCCGCGGTCATGGCGGTTTCGTCCGCGCGCATTGGGACGAGGTGACCGAGATCATCGCCGCCGCCAACGCTTACACGGCAAAGAAATATGGCCCCGACCGGATCATCGGCTTCTCACCGATCCCGGCGATGTCGATGGTCAGCTATGCCGCGGGGTCGCGCTATCTGTCGCTGCTCGGCGGCACCTGTATGTCCTTCTATGACTGGTATTGCGACCTGCCGCCCGCCAGCCCGATGACATGGGGCGAGCAGACCGACGTGCCTGAAAGTGCCGACTGGTATAATTCGGGATTCCTGATGATGTGGGGATCGAACGTCCCGCAGACCCGCACCCCCGACGCGCATTTCATGACCGAGGCGCGCTATCGCGGCACCAAGGTCGCGGTGGTGTCTCCTGATTATGCCGAGGCGACCAAATTCGCCGACCTTTGGCTCAATCCGAAACAGGGCACCGACGCAGCGCTCGCTATGGCGATCGGCCATGTCATCCTGCGAGAATATCATCTCGACCGGCAAGTTGAATATTTTGAGGATTATTGCCGCCGATACACCGATTATCCGATGCTGGTTCGCTTGGTCGAAAAGGGTGGCACCTATGTGCCCGAACGGTTGCTGCGCGCGTCCGACCTGAAGGGCAATTTAGCCGAGAAGAACAATCCCGAATGGAAAACTGTCGCCATCGATGACGCCAGTGGCAAGCTGGTAACGCCGTTGGGCTCGGCAGGTTTCCATTGGGGCGAAGAGGGCAAATGGAACCTTGAGGAGAAAGACGGCGCGGGCAGCGACGTCAAGCTGCGCACAACCTTCATCCTCGATGCTGATCGCGACGATGTGGTCGACGTTTCCTTCCCCTATTTCGGCAACCGCGAGCACGACCATTTCAAGGGCACCGATCATCCCGATGTGCTCAACCGGCGCGTGCCCGTGCGACAGATCGAGACCAAAGAAGGTAAGACATTTGTTGCTACCGTTTTTGACCTGTTCTGCGCCAATTACGGCCTCGACCGCGGGTTGGGCGGTGAGCATGTGAGCAGCGATTTTGCCGACAATGTCCCTTATACTCCCGCTTGGGCTGAGAAGATCACCGGCGTTCCCGCCGAACAGATCATCACCGTCGCGCGCGAATTTGCGACCAATGCCGAAATGACCAAGGGCAAGTCGATGGTTATCCTCGGGGCCGGTCTGAACCACTGGTACCATATGGACATGAACTATCGCGGCATCATCAACATGCTGGTGATGTGCGGGTGCATCGGTCAGTCGGGTGGAGGCTGGTCGCATTATGTCGGGCAGGAGAAACTGCGCCCGCAAACCGGCTGGGCACCGCTGGCCTTCGCGCTCGATTGGGCTCGTCCGCCGCGGCAGATGAACTCGACGAGCTTCTTCTACGCGCACACCGACCAGTGGCGTTACGAAACGCTGGATGTGGATGAAATCCTCTCACCGACGGCACCCGATGGCGATTGGTCAGGTTCGCTGATTGATTACAATGTCCGCGCTGAACGCATGGGTTGGCTGCCCAGCGCACCACAACTCAAAACTAATCCGCTCGAGATAACTAAGGCAGCCAAGGCTGTAGGGATGGAGCCAAAGGATTATGTCGCCTCGGCGCTGAAATCGGGCGAACTGGAGATGTCATGCCGCGATCCGGACGATCCGGCCAACTGGCCGCGCAACATGTTTGTCTGGCGTTCGAACCTGCTCGGTTCGTCGGGCAAGGGGCATGAATATTTCCTCAAGCATCTGCTCGGCACGCAGCATGGTGTGCAGGGCAAGGATCTGGGCGAAACCGGCGCGCAAAAGCCGCAGGACGTCGTCTGGCATGACGATGCGCCACAGGGGAAACTCGACCTGCTGGTAACGCTCGATTTCCGCATGTCGACGACGTGCGTCTATTCGGACATCGTTCTGCCGACCGCCAGCTGGTACGAAAAAGACGATCTCAACACGTCGGACATGCACCCCTTCATCCACCCGCTGTCGGCTGCGGTTGATCCGGTGTGGGAATCGAAATCCGACTGGGAAATTTATAAGGCGATTGCGAAGAAATTCTCCGAAATCGCGCCTGAGGTGTTGGGGGTAGAAGAGGATGTCGTGCTGACGCCGATCCTGCACGATACGCCGGGTGAGATTGCCCAGCCATTCGATGTCGAGGATTGGGGCAAAGGCCAGACGCCGCCCATTCCGGGCAAGACGATGCCCAATGTAGCGGTTGTCACCCGTGATTATCCCAACGTCTATAAGCGCTTCACCGCGCTCGGCCCGCTAATGGAAATGATCGGCAATGGCGGCAAGGGGATCGCATGGAATACCGAGCATGAAGTCGATCTGCTGCGCCGCCTGAACGGCGAGGTGCTTGATGAGGGCACGTCGAAAGGCATGGCAAAGATCGAAAGCGCCATCGACGCTTGTGAAGTGATCCTCAGCCTCGCGCCAGAAACCAACGGCGAGGTCGCGGTGAAAGCCTGGGCGGCGTTGTCAAAGAACACTGGCCGCGACCACACGCATCTGGCCCTGCCCAAGGAAGAGGAGAAGATCCGTTTCCGCGACATACAGGCGCAGCCGCGCAAGATCATTTCCTCACCCACATGGTCGGGTCTGGAGAGCGAGCATGTCTGCTACAATGCCGGCTATACTAATGTTCATGAACTGATTCCCTGGCGCACGCTGACCGGGCGGCAGCAGCTTTATCAGGACCATAAGTGGATGCGCGCCTTTGGCGAGGGCTTCTGCGTCTATCGCCCGCCAATCGATACCAAGGCTGTGAAGCCGATGCTCGACGAGGCGAAGGATGCGCCGCATGTCATCCTCAACTTCATCACCCCGCATCAGAAATGGGGCATCCATTCGACCTATACCGACAACCAGCTGATGCTGACGTTATCGCGCGGCGGGCCGATTGTGTGGATGAGCGAGACTGACGCTGCCAAGGCGGGGCTGGTCGATAATGACTGGGTGGAGGCGTTCAATTCGAACGGGGCGCTGGTCGCTCGCGTCGTCGTCTCGCAGCGCATGAAAGAAGGCACGCTCTTCATGTACCATGCGCAGGAAAAGATCGTGAACGTCCCTGGATCGCCGCTGACTGGCCAGCGCGGGGGCATCCACAACAGCGTTACCCGCGCCGTCCTCAAACCGACGCACATGATCGGTGGCTATGCGCAGCAGAGCTACGGATTCAACTATTATGGGACCGTGGGCTCCAACCGCGATGAATATGTCATCGTCCGCAAACTCTCAAAAGTCGATTGGCTCGAAGGCCCGGCGACGCATCTGGAGGCAGCAGAATGA